The sequence below is a genomic window from Massilia oculi.
AGCCTGGCCACCTCGCGGAAGCCTTTGGTGCCGCTCGAGTCGGCATAGCGCTCGACGAACTCCACGGCCGGCGCCGCCGCGGCGAGCTGGGCGGCCTGAGCATCGATCAACTCCTGCTGCTCGGCCGTGAGACGCAGCGCCGCCGCGAACGACTGCGGCACGACCTGCGCTGGCCCGACGGCCTCCAGCCCCTGCCAACGGTCGACCAGCCGCGCGGTGAACTGGGGCGACAGCTGCGCCGCGATCACATAGGAGTCGCGCTTGCCGACGCGGTCTTGACGGATCATCTTCGGGTCCGGGCCGTCGTTCGGCACTTCCTCAAGTTGAGGGAGTGCGATCATGCCGCGCGCCAGCAGGCTCTTGATCGTCAAGCGGCCTCATTGTAGACGTGGCCCTCATCGATCCGGCGGCTCACCAGCTGCAGCGCGGCGACCGTCTCGCCCTGGGTGGCGACTTCCATCCGGCAGTCGTGGATCGTTAGTGCAGTGTCGATGTCGCGCATGGCGTCGCCGTCCAGGCGAAAGTCGCCGGTCTTGGCGCTCCGGACCTTGGCGCGGAAGGCGCCGTCAAGCGCGCGGACGATGGCTCGCTCGTGCCGCCAACCGCTGCGGAACGCGGTCTGCAGCGCCCATCCTTCTTGCTCAACTTGCGACCGATGCCAGTGATCGCGAAAAACTTCCCGAATCGGCCTGGGGCCGTGCTTGTGCAGGTACTGGCCTGGGATATCTGCGACGCTGCCGCGGAACGCGCGGCAAACAAGAGTCTCAGGGTATCGTAGCAGCCCAGAATCAGCTGGGGCACTCGACCCAGACGATGACCCAGCACTACGTCCGTCACCGAAGGGGCAAGCTCGTTACGCCAACAAAGTAGTTCCGCAAAACGACATATGGATAGCGCTGCTCACGGTACAGAACTGCGCTCCCGTTTACAGATTTGCGGAACGCAAACCCGGCTTAAGGTTTTGATTTTAATAACCTTGGCGCTAGACTTAAAATCTGCTGCCAGCAATCGCGTGCCGATTCGATTCCCGCTCCGGACATCAAGGATTTATGCTGATCAACGGGTTTCTGCGGGGTATCTGCGGGGTATGCGCGGGGTATGTGCAGGGAATATGCGGGGTCAGTACGTGCTCCTTTTACCGCTCCAACGTTCCCCA
It includes:
- a CDS encoding phage antirepressor KilAC domain-containing protein, which gives rise to MTIKSLLARGMIALPQLEEVPNDGPDPKMIRQDRVGKRDSYVIAAQLSPQFTARLVDRWQGLEAVGPAQVVPQSFAAALRLTAEQQELIDAQAAQLAAAAPAVEFVERYADSSGTKGFREVARLLGANESAFGELLLDQKIMYRLGGALTPHAQYMDASRFCVKAGTAQNNHAFNAARFIPKGVTWTAGEWAKHQVALRQHHGEAAHA